The following are encoded in a window of Pagrus major chromosome 14, Pma_NU_1.0 genomic DNA:
- the eps8a gene encoding epidermal growth factor receptor kinase substrate 8a isoform X1, with the protein MNGYETPALASGIFGSYGSQINGHDSSEPPSSKAKSGAKALYEQRKHFTKTSINSLTDTSQYHVEHLTTFVLDRKDGMITVDDGVRRLRLLDAKGKVWTQEMLLQVEEKTVSLIDQETKNELENFPVGTIQHCQAVMNACSYDSILALVCKDSGQTKPDLHLFQCDDIKATLIHADIESAVTDARGGKVKRRPETLKMILKSDGIIPPPPSAPAPEPPASSNQVDVKSRAAAWSAWTNEQQDYEMQRQLSEEDGPVEMTAARVDRDVQILNHILDDIEFFVTKLQKAAEAFTELSKRKKTKKGKKGPGEGVLTLRSKPPGEDEFVDCLQKFKHAFNQLGKLKEHIQNPSAVDLLHFLFSPLRMVIQASGSVDLARSVVVPLLTREAIDFLHSSGTAEERHLWVTLGDGWTKCRLEWPKDHYFPPCVLKFRDGWEPPGFPAPAPSREQDLTQLAESLATAEILRREELKMRLAQESAVQKFPPADGYDFSNTSCKRMQILDQDAAMAAFKHAVSRRSFDADSRGQSTLFAKSKYDFVARNNTELSVLKDEVVEVLDDRKQWWKVRNGCGASGYVPNNILEITKAVDITGRGEPIYSHTIQKQTTRTDYIPSKPVVTPMPPAPTPPPPAPARLPTPPLPPPVAEPAKPASSGAVKRQDSVTSSDNGSVAMRDHSNQRPAAVNRRKSNMEEVQDELMHRLTLGRSTQKKFQVPSRSSSGGLPSVSITYDSSPDDVRAWLEAKGFSPVTITSLGVLTGAQLFSLNKEELKTVCPDDGARVFSQVTVQKAALEKRSGSELQEIMRRRQEKLAASTCDSGVESFDEGSTH; encoded by the exons tggcCATGACTCTTCGGAGCCTCCCAGCAGTAAAGCCAAGTCCGGTGCCAAAGCTCTGTACG aacaaagaaaacacttcacCAAGACCAGCATCAACAGCCTGACGGACACGTCGCAGTATCACGTGGAG CACCTGACCACGTTCGTGTTGGACCGTAAAGACGGGATGATCACGGTGGATGACGGAGTGAGACGTCTCCGCCTGCTGGACGCCAAAGGGAAGGTCTGGACTCAGGAGATGttgctgcaggtggaggagaagacGGTGAGCCTCATCGACCAGGAGACCAAG AACGAGCTGGAGAACTTCCCGGTCGGGACGATCCAGCACTGCCAGGCCGTGATGAACGCCTGCAGCTACGACTCCATCTTGGCTCTGGTGTGTAAAGACTCGGGTCAGACCAAACCGGACCTGCACCTGTTCCAGTGTGACGACATCAAG GCGACTCTGATCCACGCCGACATCGAGAGCGCCGTGACCGACGCCAGAGGAGGGAAAGTGAAGAGGAGACCAGAGACGCTCAA gatgATCCTGAAGAGCGACGGGAtcatcccccctcccccctctgctCCCGCCCCCGAGCCACCGGCATCGTCCAATCAGGTGGACGTGAAGAGTCGAGCGGCCGCCTGGTCGGCCTGGACCAATGAGCAGCAAGACT ATGAGATGCAGAGACAGTTGTCGGAGGAGGACGGGCCGGTGGAGATGACCGCAGCCCGAGTGGACCGAGACGTG CAAATCCTGAACCACATCCTGGACGACATCGAGTTCTTCGTCACCAAACTTCAGAAGGCGGCCGAGGCCTTCACCGAGCTCTCCAAGAGGAAGAAGACCAAGAAGGGCAAGAAAGGTCCAGGAG AGGGCGTCCTGACTCTGCGCTCCAAACCTCCGGGCGAGGACGAGTTCGTCGACTGTCTGCAGAAGTTCAAACACGCCTTCAACCAGCTG gggAAACTGAAGGAGCACATCCAGAACCCCAGCGCCGTGGACCtgcttcacttcctgttctctCCCCTCAGGATG gTGATCCAGGCGTCGGGCAGTGTGGACCTGGCTCGCAGCGTCGTTGTTCCTCTGTTGACCAGAGAGGCCATCGACTTCCTGCACAGCTCGGGGACGGCAGAGGAGAGACACCTGTGGGTCACGCTGGGAGACGGCTGGACCAAATGCAG gttggAGTGGCCGAAGGATCACTACTTTCCTCCCTGTGTGCTGAAGTTTCGTGACGGCTGGGAGCCGCCTGGGTTTCCGGCGCCGGCGCCGTCCAGAGAGCAGGATCTGACCCAGCTGGCCGAGAGTCTCGCCACCGCCGAGATCCTCAGACGAGAGGAGCTGAAGATGCGTCTGGCTCAGGAG tcggCGGTGCAGAAGTTCCCTCCTGCAGACGGGTACGACTTCTCCAACACCTCCTGCAAACGCATGCAGATCCTGGATCAGGACGCGGCCATGGCTGCTTTCAAACACGCCGTCAGCCGCCG GAGTTTCGACGCTGACAGCAGAGGCCAATCGACACTGTTTGCCAAATCTAAATATGACTTTGTGGCGAGAAACAACACGGAGCTGTCGGTGCTCAAAGACGAGGTCGTCGAG GTTCTTGACGAcaggaagcagtggtggaaggTCCGAAACGGCTGCGGGGCATCGGGCTACGTGCCAAACAACATCCTGGAGATCACCAAGGCCGTGGACATCACCGGCAGAGGAGAGCCCATCTACAGCCACACCATACAG AAGCAGACCACCAGGACCGACTACATCCCCAGTAAACCAGTAGTGACCCCGATGCCTCCGGCTCCCACGCCGCCCCCTCCGGCCCCCGCCAGGCTCCCCACGCCGCCGCTGCCTCCTCCAGTCGCCGAGCCCGCCAAGCCGGCCAGCAGCGGCGCGGTCAAGCGCCAGGACAGCGTCACGTCCAGCGACAACGGCAGCGTCGCCATGAGGGACCACAGCAACCAGAGGCCCGCGGCCGTCAACC GCAGGAAGTCCAACATGGAGGAGGTCCAGGACGAGCTGATGCACAGACTGACGTTGGGTCGCAGCACTCAGAAGAAGTTTCAGGTTCCTTCtcgcagcagcagcggcggccTGCCGTCCGTCAGCATCACCTACGACTCGTCACCTGACGACGTCAGAGCCTGGTTAGAGGCCAAAGGCTTCAGtccagt GACCATCACCAGCCTCGGCGTTCTGACCGGAGCTCAGCTGTTTTCTCTCAACAAAGAGGAGCTGAAGACGGTTTGTCCCGACGACGGCGCTCGAGTCTTCAGCCAGGTCACCGTCCAGAAGGCGGCGCTGGAG AAGCGTTCAGGCTCTGAGCTGCAGGAGATCATGAGGAGGCGGCAGGAGAAACTGGCAGCCAGCACCTGTGACTCAGGGGTGGAGTCTTTTGACGAAGGCAGCACCCACTGA
- the eps8a gene encoding epidermal growth factor receptor kinase substrate 8a isoform X4, producing MNGYETPALASGIFGSYGSQINGHDSSEPPSSKAKSGAKALYEQRKHFTKTSINSLTDTSQYHVEHLTTFVLDRKDGMITVDDGVRRLRLLDAKGKVWTQEMLLQVEEKTVSLIDQETKNELENFPVGTIQHCQAVMNACSYDSILALVCKDSGQTKPDLHLFQCDDIKATLIHADIESAVTDARGGKVKRRPETLKMILKSDGIIPPPPSAPAPEPPASSNQVDVKSRAAAWSAWTNEQQDYEMQRQLSEEDGPVEMTAARVDRDVQILNHILDDIEFFVTKLQKAAEAFTELSKRKKTKKGKKGPGEGVLTLRSKPPGEDEFVDCLQKFKHAFNQLGKLKEHIQNPSAVDLLHFLFSPLRMVIQASGSVDLARSVVVPLLTREAIDFLHSSGTAEERHLWVTLGDGWTKCRLEWPKDHYFPPCVLKFRDGWEPPGFPAPAPSREQDLTQLAESLATAEILRREELKMRLAQESAVQKFPPADGSFDADSRGQSTLFAKSKYDFVARNNTELSVLKDEVVEVLDDRKQWWKVRNGCGASGYVPNNILEITKAVDITGRGEPIYSHTIQKQTTRTDYIPSKPVVTPMPPAPTPPPPAPARLPTPPLPPPVAEPAKPASSGAVKRQDSVTSSDNGSVAMRDHSNQRPAAVNRRKSNMEEVQDELMHRLTLGRSTQKKFQVPSRSSSGGLPSVSITYDSSPDDVRAWLEAKGFSPVTITSLGVLTGAQLFSLNKEELKTVCPDDGARVFSQVTVQKAALEKRSGSELQEIMRRRQEKLAASTCDSGVESFDEGSTH from the exons tggcCATGACTCTTCGGAGCCTCCCAGCAGTAAAGCCAAGTCCGGTGCCAAAGCTCTGTACG aacaaagaaaacacttcacCAAGACCAGCATCAACAGCCTGACGGACACGTCGCAGTATCACGTGGAG CACCTGACCACGTTCGTGTTGGACCGTAAAGACGGGATGATCACGGTGGATGACGGAGTGAGACGTCTCCGCCTGCTGGACGCCAAAGGGAAGGTCTGGACTCAGGAGATGttgctgcaggtggaggagaagacGGTGAGCCTCATCGACCAGGAGACCAAG AACGAGCTGGAGAACTTCCCGGTCGGGACGATCCAGCACTGCCAGGCCGTGATGAACGCCTGCAGCTACGACTCCATCTTGGCTCTGGTGTGTAAAGACTCGGGTCAGACCAAACCGGACCTGCACCTGTTCCAGTGTGACGACATCAAG GCGACTCTGATCCACGCCGACATCGAGAGCGCCGTGACCGACGCCAGAGGAGGGAAAGTGAAGAGGAGACCAGAGACGCTCAA gatgATCCTGAAGAGCGACGGGAtcatcccccctcccccctctgctCCCGCCCCCGAGCCACCGGCATCGTCCAATCAGGTGGACGTGAAGAGTCGAGCGGCCGCCTGGTCGGCCTGGACCAATGAGCAGCAAGACT ATGAGATGCAGAGACAGTTGTCGGAGGAGGACGGGCCGGTGGAGATGACCGCAGCCCGAGTGGACCGAGACGTG CAAATCCTGAACCACATCCTGGACGACATCGAGTTCTTCGTCACCAAACTTCAGAAGGCGGCCGAGGCCTTCACCGAGCTCTCCAAGAGGAAGAAGACCAAGAAGGGCAAGAAAGGTCCAGGAG AGGGCGTCCTGACTCTGCGCTCCAAACCTCCGGGCGAGGACGAGTTCGTCGACTGTCTGCAGAAGTTCAAACACGCCTTCAACCAGCTG gggAAACTGAAGGAGCACATCCAGAACCCCAGCGCCGTGGACCtgcttcacttcctgttctctCCCCTCAGGATG gTGATCCAGGCGTCGGGCAGTGTGGACCTGGCTCGCAGCGTCGTTGTTCCTCTGTTGACCAGAGAGGCCATCGACTTCCTGCACAGCTCGGGGACGGCAGAGGAGAGACACCTGTGGGTCACGCTGGGAGACGGCTGGACCAAATGCAG gttggAGTGGCCGAAGGATCACTACTTTCCTCCCTGTGTGCTGAAGTTTCGTGACGGCTGGGAGCCGCCTGGGTTTCCGGCGCCGGCGCCGTCCAGAGAGCAGGATCTGACCCAGCTGGCCGAGAGTCTCGCCACCGCCGAGATCCTCAGACGAGAGGAGCTGAAGATGCGTCTGGCTCAGGAG tcggCGGTGCAGAAGTTCCCTCCTGCAGACGG GAGTTTCGACGCTGACAGCAGAGGCCAATCGACACTGTTTGCCAAATCTAAATATGACTTTGTGGCGAGAAACAACACGGAGCTGTCGGTGCTCAAAGACGAGGTCGTCGAG GTTCTTGACGAcaggaagcagtggtggaaggTCCGAAACGGCTGCGGGGCATCGGGCTACGTGCCAAACAACATCCTGGAGATCACCAAGGCCGTGGACATCACCGGCAGAGGAGAGCCCATCTACAGCCACACCATACAG AAGCAGACCACCAGGACCGACTACATCCCCAGTAAACCAGTAGTGACCCCGATGCCTCCGGCTCCCACGCCGCCCCCTCCGGCCCCCGCCAGGCTCCCCACGCCGCCGCTGCCTCCTCCAGTCGCCGAGCCCGCCAAGCCGGCCAGCAGCGGCGCGGTCAAGCGCCAGGACAGCGTCACGTCCAGCGACAACGGCAGCGTCGCCATGAGGGACCACAGCAACCAGAGGCCCGCGGCCGTCAACC GCAGGAAGTCCAACATGGAGGAGGTCCAGGACGAGCTGATGCACAGACTGACGTTGGGTCGCAGCACTCAGAAGAAGTTTCAGGTTCCTTCtcgcagcagcagcggcggccTGCCGTCCGTCAGCATCACCTACGACTCGTCACCTGACGACGTCAGAGCCTGGTTAGAGGCCAAAGGCTTCAGtccagt GACCATCACCAGCCTCGGCGTTCTGACCGGAGCTCAGCTGTTTTCTCTCAACAAAGAGGAGCTGAAGACGGTTTGTCCCGACGACGGCGCTCGAGTCTTCAGCCAGGTCACCGTCCAGAAGGCGGCGCTGGAG AAGCGTTCAGGCTCTGAGCTGCAGGAGATCATGAGGAGGCGGCAGGAGAAACTGGCAGCCAGCACCTGTGACTCAGGGGTGGAGTCTTTTGACGAAGGCAGCACCCACTGA
- the eps8a gene encoding epidermal growth factor receptor kinase substrate 8a isoform X2, translating into MNGYETPALASGIFGSYGSQINGHDSSEPPSSKAKSGAKALYEQRKHFTKTSINSLTDTSQYHVEHLTTFVLDRKDGMITVDDGVRRLRLLDAKGKVWTQEMLLQVEEKTVSLIDQETKNELENFPVGTIQHCQAVMNACSYDSILALVCKDSGQTKPDLHLFQCDDIKATLIHADIESAVTDARGGKVKRRPETLKMILKSDGIIPPPPSAPAPEPPASSNQVDVKSRAAAWSAWTNEQQDYEMQRQLSEEDGPVEMTAARVDRDVQILNHILDDIEFFVTKLQKAAEAFTELSKRKKTKKGKKGPGEGVLTLRSKPPGEDEFVDCLQKFKHAFNQLGKLKEHIQNPSAVDLLHFLFSPLRMVIQASGSVDLARSVVVPLLTREAIDFLHSSGTAEERHLWVTLGDGWTKCRLEWPKDHYFPPCVLKFRDGWEPPGFPAPAPSREQDLTQLAESLATAEILRREELKMRLAQESAVQKFPPADGYDFSNTSCKRMQILDQDAAMAAFKHAVSRRSFDADSRGQSTLFAKSKYDFVARNNTELSVLKDEVVEVLDDRKQWWKVRNGCGASGYVPNNILEITKAVDITGRGEPIYSHTIQQTTRTDYIPSKPVVTPMPPAPTPPPPAPARLPTPPLPPPVAEPAKPASSGAVKRQDSVTSSDNGSVAMRDHSNQRPAAVNRRKSNMEEVQDELMHRLTLGRSTQKKFQVPSRSSSGGLPSVSITYDSSPDDVRAWLEAKGFSPVTITSLGVLTGAQLFSLNKEELKTVCPDDGARVFSQVTVQKAALEKRSGSELQEIMRRRQEKLAASTCDSGVESFDEGSTH; encoded by the exons tggcCATGACTCTTCGGAGCCTCCCAGCAGTAAAGCCAAGTCCGGTGCCAAAGCTCTGTACG aacaaagaaaacacttcacCAAGACCAGCATCAACAGCCTGACGGACACGTCGCAGTATCACGTGGAG CACCTGACCACGTTCGTGTTGGACCGTAAAGACGGGATGATCACGGTGGATGACGGAGTGAGACGTCTCCGCCTGCTGGACGCCAAAGGGAAGGTCTGGACTCAGGAGATGttgctgcaggtggaggagaagacGGTGAGCCTCATCGACCAGGAGACCAAG AACGAGCTGGAGAACTTCCCGGTCGGGACGATCCAGCACTGCCAGGCCGTGATGAACGCCTGCAGCTACGACTCCATCTTGGCTCTGGTGTGTAAAGACTCGGGTCAGACCAAACCGGACCTGCACCTGTTCCAGTGTGACGACATCAAG GCGACTCTGATCCACGCCGACATCGAGAGCGCCGTGACCGACGCCAGAGGAGGGAAAGTGAAGAGGAGACCAGAGACGCTCAA gatgATCCTGAAGAGCGACGGGAtcatcccccctcccccctctgctCCCGCCCCCGAGCCACCGGCATCGTCCAATCAGGTGGACGTGAAGAGTCGAGCGGCCGCCTGGTCGGCCTGGACCAATGAGCAGCAAGACT ATGAGATGCAGAGACAGTTGTCGGAGGAGGACGGGCCGGTGGAGATGACCGCAGCCCGAGTGGACCGAGACGTG CAAATCCTGAACCACATCCTGGACGACATCGAGTTCTTCGTCACCAAACTTCAGAAGGCGGCCGAGGCCTTCACCGAGCTCTCCAAGAGGAAGAAGACCAAGAAGGGCAAGAAAGGTCCAGGAG AGGGCGTCCTGACTCTGCGCTCCAAACCTCCGGGCGAGGACGAGTTCGTCGACTGTCTGCAGAAGTTCAAACACGCCTTCAACCAGCTG gggAAACTGAAGGAGCACATCCAGAACCCCAGCGCCGTGGACCtgcttcacttcctgttctctCCCCTCAGGATG gTGATCCAGGCGTCGGGCAGTGTGGACCTGGCTCGCAGCGTCGTTGTTCCTCTGTTGACCAGAGAGGCCATCGACTTCCTGCACAGCTCGGGGACGGCAGAGGAGAGACACCTGTGGGTCACGCTGGGAGACGGCTGGACCAAATGCAG gttggAGTGGCCGAAGGATCACTACTTTCCTCCCTGTGTGCTGAAGTTTCGTGACGGCTGGGAGCCGCCTGGGTTTCCGGCGCCGGCGCCGTCCAGAGAGCAGGATCTGACCCAGCTGGCCGAGAGTCTCGCCACCGCCGAGATCCTCAGACGAGAGGAGCTGAAGATGCGTCTGGCTCAGGAG tcggCGGTGCAGAAGTTCCCTCCTGCAGACGGGTACGACTTCTCCAACACCTCCTGCAAACGCATGCAGATCCTGGATCAGGACGCGGCCATGGCTGCTTTCAAACACGCCGTCAGCCGCCG GAGTTTCGACGCTGACAGCAGAGGCCAATCGACACTGTTTGCCAAATCTAAATATGACTTTGTGGCGAGAAACAACACGGAGCTGTCGGTGCTCAAAGACGAGGTCGTCGAG GTTCTTGACGAcaggaagcagtggtggaaggTCCGAAACGGCTGCGGGGCATCGGGCTACGTGCCAAACAACATCCTGGAGATCACCAAGGCCGTGGACATCACCGGCAGAGGAGAGCCCATCTACAGCCACACCATACAG CAGACCACCAGGACCGACTACATCCCCAGTAAACCAGTAGTGACCCCGATGCCTCCGGCTCCCACGCCGCCCCCTCCGGCCCCCGCCAGGCTCCCCACGCCGCCGCTGCCTCCTCCAGTCGCCGAGCCCGCCAAGCCGGCCAGCAGCGGCGCGGTCAAGCGCCAGGACAGCGTCACGTCCAGCGACAACGGCAGCGTCGCCATGAGGGACCACAGCAACCAGAGGCCCGCGGCCGTCAACC GCAGGAAGTCCAACATGGAGGAGGTCCAGGACGAGCTGATGCACAGACTGACGTTGGGTCGCAGCACTCAGAAGAAGTTTCAGGTTCCTTCtcgcagcagcagcggcggccTGCCGTCCGTCAGCATCACCTACGACTCGTCACCTGACGACGTCAGAGCCTGGTTAGAGGCCAAAGGCTTCAGtccagt GACCATCACCAGCCTCGGCGTTCTGACCGGAGCTCAGCTGTTTTCTCTCAACAAAGAGGAGCTGAAGACGGTTTGTCCCGACGACGGCGCTCGAGTCTTCAGCCAGGTCACCGTCCAGAAGGCGGCGCTGGAG AAGCGTTCAGGCTCTGAGCTGCAGGAGATCATGAGGAGGCGGCAGGAGAAACTGGCAGCCAGCACCTGTGACTCAGGGGTGGAGTCTTTTGACGAAGGCAGCACCCACTGA
- the eps8a gene encoding epidermal growth factor receptor kinase substrate 8a isoform X3 — MNGYETPALASGIFGSYGSQINGHDSSEPPSSKAKSGAKALYEQRKHFTKTSINSLTDTSQYHVEHLTTFVLDRKDGMITVDDGVRRLRLLDAKGKVWTQEMLLQVEEKTVSLIDQETKNELENFPVGTIQHCQAVMNACSYDSILALVCKDSGQTKPDLHLFQCDDIKATLIHADIESAVTDARGGKVKRRPETLKMILKSDGIIPPPPSAPAPEPPASSNQVDVKSRAAAWSAWTNEQQDYEMQRQLSEEDGPVEMTAARVDRDVQILNHILDDIEFFVTKLQKAAEAFTELSKRKKTKKGKKGPGEGVLTLRSKPPGEDEFVDCLQKFKHAFNQLGKLKEHIQNPSAVDLLHFLFSPLRMVIQASGSVDLARSVVVPLLTREAIDFLHSSGTAEERHLWVTLGDGWTKCRLEWPKDHYFPPCVLKFRDGWEPPGFPAPAPSREQDLTQLAESLATAEILRREELKMRLAQESAVQKFPPADGYDFSNTSCKRMQILDQDAAMAAFKHAVSRRSFDADSRGQSTLFAKSKYDFVARNNTELSVLKDEVVEVLDDRKQWWKVRNGCGASGYVPNNILEITKAVDITGRGEPIYSHTIQKQTTRTDYIPSKPVVTPMPPAPTPPPPAPARLPTPPLPPPVAEPAKPASSGAVKRQDSVTSSDNGSVAMRDHSNQRPAAVNRRKSNMEEVQDELMHRLTLGRSTQKKFQVPSRSSSGGLPSVSITYDSSPDDVRAWLEAKGFSPVTITSLGVLTGAQLFSLNKEELKTVCPDDGARVFSQVTVQKAALERWMPEAQEVGVFAACNTKNT; from the exons tggcCATGACTCTTCGGAGCCTCCCAGCAGTAAAGCCAAGTCCGGTGCCAAAGCTCTGTACG aacaaagaaaacacttcacCAAGACCAGCATCAACAGCCTGACGGACACGTCGCAGTATCACGTGGAG CACCTGACCACGTTCGTGTTGGACCGTAAAGACGGGATGATCACGGTGGATGACGGAGTGAGACGTCTCCGCCTGCTGGACGCCAAAGGGAAGGTCTGGACTCAGGAGATGttgctgcaggtggaggagaagacGGTGAGCCTCATCGACCAGGAGACCAAG AACGAGCTGGAGAACTTCCCGGTCGGGACGATCCAGCACTGCCAGGCCGTGATGAACGCCTGCAGCTACGACTCCATCTTGGCTCTGGTGTGTAAAGACTCGGGTCAGACCAAACCGGACCTGCACCTGTTCCAGTGTGACGACATCAAG GCGACTCTGATCCACGCCGACATCGAGAGCGCCGTGACCGACGCCAGAGGAGGGAAAGTGAAGAGGAGACCAGAGACGCTCAA gatgATCCTGAAGAGCGACGGGAtcatcccccctcccccctctgctCCCGCCCCCGAGCCACCGGCATCGTCCAATCAGGTGGACGTGAAGAGTCGAGCGGCCGCCTGGTCGGCCTGGACCAATGAGCAGCAAGACT ATGAGATGCAGAGACAGTTGTCGGAGGAGGACGGGCCGGTGGAGATGACCGCAGCCCGAGTGGACCGAGACGTG CAAATCCTGAACCACATCCTGGACGACATCGAGTTCTTCGTCACCAAACTTCAGAAGGCGGCCGAGGCCTTCACCGAGCTCTCCAAGAGGAAGAAGACCAAGAAGGGCAAGAAAGGTCCAGGAG AGGGCGTCCTGACTCTGCGCTCCAAACCTCCGGGCGAGGACGAGTTCGTCGACTGTCTGCAGAAGTTCAAACACGCCTTCAACCAGCTG gggAAACTGAAGGAGCACATCCAGAACCCCAGCGCCGTGGACCtgcttcacttcctgttctctCCCCTCAGGATG gTGATCCAGGCGTCGGGCAGTGTGGACCTGGCTCGCAGCGTCGTTGTTCCTCTGTTGACCAGAGAGGCCATCGACTTCCTGCACAGCTCGGGGACGGCAGAGGAGAGACACCTGTGGGTCACGCTGGGAGACGGCTGGACCAAATGCAG gttggAGTGGCCGAAGGATCACTACTTTCCTCCCTGTGTGCTGAAGTTTCGTGACGGCTGGGAGCCGCCTGGGTTTCCGGCGCCGGCGCCGTCCAGAGAGCAGGATCTGACCCAGCTGGCCGAGAGTCTCGCCACCGCCGAGATCCTCAGACGAGAGGAGCTGAAGATGCGTCTGGCTCAGGAG tcggCGGTGCAGAAGTTCCCTCCTGCAGACGGGTACGACTTCTCCAACACCTCCTGCAAACGCATGCAGATCCTGGATCAGGACGCGGCCATGGCTGCTTTCAAACACGCCGTCAGCCGCCG GAGTTTCGACGCTGACAGCAGAGGCCAATCGACACTGTTTGCCAAATCTAAATATGACTTTGTGGCGAGAAACAACACGGAGCTGTCGGTGCTCAAAGACGAGGTCGTCGAG GTTCTTGACGAcaggaagcagtggtggaaggTCCGAAACGGCTGCGGGGCATCGGGCTACGTGCCAAACAACATCCTGGAGATCACCAAGGCCGTGGACATCACCGGCAGAGGAGAGCCCATCTACAGCCACACCATACAG AAGCAGACCACCAGGACCGACTACATCCCCAGTAAACCAGTAGTGACCCCGATGCCTCCGGCTCCCACGCCGCCCCCTCCGGCCCCCGCCAGGCTCCCCACGCCGCCGCTGCCTCCTCCAGTCGCCGAGCCCGCCAAGCCGGCCAGCAGCGGCGCGGTCAAGCGCCAGGACAGCGTCACGTCCAGCGACAACGGCAGCGTCGCCATGAGGGACCACAGCAACCAGAGGCCCGCGGCCGTCAACC GCAGGAAGTCCAACATGGAGGAGGTCCAGGACGAGCTGATGCACAGACTGACGTTGGGTCGCAGCACTCAGAAGAAGTTTCAGGTTCCTTCtcgcagcagcagcggcggccTGCCGTCCGTCAGCATCACCTACGACTCGTCACCTGACGACGTCAGAGCCTGGTTAGAGGCCAAAGGCTTCAGtccagt GACCATCACCAGCCTCGGCGTTCTGACCGGAGCTCAGCTGTTTTCTCTCAACAAAGAGGAGCTGAAGACGGTTTGTCCCGACGACGGCGCTCGAGTCTTCAGCCAGGTCACCGTCCAGAAGGCGGCGCTGGAG AGATGGATGCCTGAAGCACAGGAGGTTGGTGTGTTCGCAGCCTGCAACACAAAGAACACATGA